ACGACTTCGAGCAACATTCCCCCGTTGCTCGCGCCAAGCTCCTGGACATGCTCTGTGCCTCCGGCGTAGAAAGCCCCCCAGTGGCGGTGGGATGTCCTCGTGGGCGAAGGAGGCTCGCTCTACCACGAGCTAGAACCGCTCGGCTAGCCAGAATCCACATTGCAAGGAAGAAGGCCGTCTATCGCGTTGATAGGCGGCCTCCTGCCATCTTCAGCGCATCGAAGCGGCGAGCATCGCCACAGTCATCGGCCGCGAGTGCCCCGACAGCAGCATGGTGTCAGGAAGCAACGCGAGAATGCTTTTGCGTATGCTCTCGCGCAGCCTGGGTCCATCCCCTGTCGGGAACGCGGTCAGGCCCGGGCCGCCCTCGTAGACGGCGTCTCCGACGAGCGCGAAGCCTCCCTGCTCGCACCAGAACGCGCACGAGTCGTCGGTGTGGCCGGGGACGTGCAGCACCTCGAGCGCGCCTGCGATGCCGCCGACGGGGATGCGGTCGCCGTCCGAGAGCTTCGACGCTCCGGCCAGTGTGATCGGTGTCCCATGATCTGCCGAGAGGTTCAGCCGCGGGTCGAGCAGGTACCGGTCCGCCAGCTCGTGCGCCCTCACCGGCGCGCTCCAAGCGTCGCGAAGCTCGCCGGCGGCGCCCATGTGGTCGAAGTGCCCGTGCGTGAGCAGGATCGCGTCGATCTTCCAGTCGCGTTCGCGCGCGGCAGACAGGAAGAGACCTGGCTGGGCGCCCGGGTCGACGAGCACGCCGCGACCCGTCTCGCCGTCGATCACGAAGTAGCCGAAGGTGGCGAAGACGCCCCTCGCCAGCAGCGGGTAGACCTCGACCGCCATCAGAACGAGCATCCTTCCGGGCCGCATGCCATGCCCTGCGCGGCGCCTTCCGCCAGCGACTCGCCGTGCGCCCTCTCGAGCACGCGTGCCATCTCCTCGGTCGGATAGCAGCCCGATATCGCGTACTTGCCGTCCACAACGAAGAACGGCACGGCGTGCACGCCCATCGCGTAGGCGTCGCGCTCGTCGGCGCGAACCTCGTCCTCGTACTCGTCCGATGCCAGCACACGCTCCACGTCGGCCTCGGGAAGCCCCGCCTCGGCAGCCAGCTTGCGCAGCACCCCGTGGTCAGCCATGACCTCGTTCTTAACAAAGTACGCCTCGTAGCACAGCCCCTCGAAGCGCGTGTTGCCCAGGCTGTGCGCCAGCTTGGTCAGGCGGTGCGCGTCGAGCATGTTGGTGTTCAATGTGGTGGCGTAGTTGAACTCGATGCCCTCGCCGCGGCCCATCCGGCTGATGCCCTCGATGCGCTCCGCAGCCTCCTCCTTGGAAAGGCCGTACTTGGCGGCGAAGCGGTCGAGCGTGGGGCAGACCACCTCGTAGGGAGCATCCGGGTTCAGCTCGAACGCCCGCATCTCCACCTCCACGTCGCCCTCGAGCCCGAGGGAGGCGATGGCCTTCCCGAGCCGCGTCTCTCCGATGTAGCAGTACGGGCACGCGTAATCCGACCAGTAGGTGACCTTCATGTTTTCCTCCTCGCTTGCGGTTGGCTGCGCCATTTTGCTTTCGGGTATACTGTCTGCTTATCGGTTCGAATTGAGAAGTACTTACATTATTTGGAGTACTTCAACCTATATCAAGGAGCGCGCCATGGGTGAACGTCGAAGTGTCAGCTGGTGCCCAGCCATCTCGTCTCTTCAGCGCGTGGTCGGCGGGAAGTGGAAGATAGAAATCCTGTTCTACGTTGCTCTTGAGGACGTGCGGCACTTCGGCGAGCTGCGCAGGTGTCTGCGGGGCGTGTCGGAGTCAACGCTGTCGCGCCAGCTCAAGGAGCTCGTGGCAGACGACTTCCTGGAGCGCGTGGACTACCAGGAGGTGCCCCCGCGCGTCGAGTACCGGCTGACGCGCCGGGGTGAGAGCTTCAGGCCGCTCCTGCAGGCCATGTGGGACTGGAGTGAGGCCGAGTTCGAGTTCAGCCAGGCGGAGGCGGAGCAGATGCGTGAGGCTCGCGAGCGGCTCGGCGTGGCCCAGGTCCGCTGAACTTCACCCCTTCAGCCCTCGCCAAGGCAAGGAGTTTGCACTAATCATCACATTGCCGTGATGCAATCAGGTCTGTTTGCGTGTCGTCATGCCAAGAGGCGATTTCTGTACTCAGCTCGTAAAAGTGAGTAATACCCCCAATAACTATCTGCGGTTTTAATTACTTCCCGAGGGCCTCGTGACTACGTCCTATGGGGTGAGTACAAATAGTGTACTCAGCGGCGAGTACAGGTGAGTACACCCTTGGAGCCGCTTCGCAAAAATACTCCCAATAACGAAACGCCACGTGCGTGCTCGTGACGACACGGAAAGGCATGAGACAACAAACTTTTAGAGAATGGAAACTTGCCTTGTGACAGTTGAGTGGGAGTAGCCTATTTACAGGTGAAATGTTTTCTATTCTTTGGAAATGCACCCTGATTGCACGCCATCCAACGACGTCACGGGCTCGGCCCGCCCGAAAGGGGCGGGGTGCGAAGAATGTGTTGACATATCGCGGTATTACGATATGATGTGCCCATGGACATGACAGAGACATTCAAGGCGCTATCGAACCCCACGCGGCTCCAGATTCTCATGTGGCTGAAGGACCCCGAGGCCAACTTCCCCGAGCAGGGAGGGCACCTCGGCGTGCCCGACGACCTGAGGGGAGGGGTGTGCGTGGGCTCCATCCGCGACAAGGCGGGCGTCTCCCAGTCGACCGCCTCGCAGTACCTCGACGTGCTGCAGCGCTGCGGGCTGCTTCTCTCCGAGCGCCACGGCAAGTGGACCTACTTCCGCCGCAACGAGGAAGCCATAGCCGAGCTGGCCCGGTTCGTGGGAGACGAGCTCTGATACCGCACCCGGACGAACCGGAGAAGCAGCGCTCTAGCATGTCATAACGCATCGACATATCACGATATCTAGTATTGAGGAGGACGAAACAATGCACTACACGGGACCGGTAATCAGGCCTCCCTACGAGGCGGGGAGCGTAATGCTTGAGGTGACGGTGGGCTGCACGCACGACTCGTGCACCTTCTGCACCTACTATAAGGGCCACCCCTTCCATCCCGCGCCGCTCGAGCAGGTGCGCGCCGACCTCGCCGAGATCGCGCGCTTCCGCCCCGGCACCGATCACATATGGGCGGCGGGAGGCGACCCGTTCTCCATGAGCACGCGCAGGCTGCTCGAGTTGGCCGCGCTCGTCCACGAGTACCTGCCGGGCGCAACCATCTCCACCTATGCGCGCGTCGACAGCATGCGCAACAAGTCGGTCGACGACCTGCGGGCGCTGTGTGACGCGGGCTACACAGACATCATGATTGGCATCGAGTCGGGCGACGACGAGGTGCTCGCGCACGTGAACAAGGGGTACACTGCCGCCGACGTTGTGGAGCAGTGCGGGAAGCTCGACGAGGCAGGGCTGCCCTACAACTGCATCTACCTGGGAGGGATCGCCGGCGCGGGGCGCGCCGAGGAGACCGCCGCGCGCTCGGCGGAGGTGTTCAACCAAATCCGCCCGCGGTTCATGTACCTCACGACCGTCACCATCTTCCCCAACTCCGAGCTCGGCGCCGAGGTGGCCCGGGGCGACTTCGCTCCCATGAGCGAGCTCGAGCGGTTCCGCGAGTTCCGCGCACTTGTGGCAGCGCTTGAGAACCCCATCGTCGTCGACACGCGCCTGGTCACCAACTCCATCGGCTTCGTCGCAGAGCTGCCGGCTGACCGCGAGGAGTGCCTGGCCGCGCTCGACGAGGCCATCGCCGGCTTCTCGGAGGACGACGAGCGGAGGCTCTCGCGCAGGAGGGCGATGATGCGCACGATCTGACGCGCCGCAACGGGTCGAGCTCGTCTTACGCCGCCGTGACGTACCCCGGCGTGCTCGCCGTGTCGATGCGGAAGTACGTGTACGCCGTCCTATTGCTTGCCCATACCGTGCCGTTTCCGCCCACGAGCGACGTGGAGCACGAGTAGAAGCACTGGGATCCCGTGAGGCCACTCGAGGGAAGCGCCCAGCTCGCATCGACCAGGATGATCGTGAGCCTGCTGTATCTCGAGAACGTGTAGAACAGGTCCGTTAGTGCCGACGGGTCGAAGCCCCGGAAGTCGATCGTCGTGATTGCGCAGGAGCTGAACATGTAGCGCATCGAGCGCACGCCGGATAGGTTGCCCAGGCCGCCCACGCTCGCGAGGTTCGAGCACGAATAGAACAGGTAGTTGAAGTTCAGGTACGAGAACGTGGCCATGTCCGCTGCGAAGCTCGCGCTCGTGAGGTGCTGGCGGTGCGTCGGACCGATGACGCCGTCCCAGGGCGTGAGGCCCAGTCCCACGTACTTGCCGATGGCGCAGATACACCCGGAGGCGACGAGCTCACGTGTTGCGTCTGGCGTCGCTGTGGCCGTGAGCACGCCCTCGCCGTCCGCGTAGTAGTGGGCGTAGAACCAGGTTCGGTTGTCGTTGTTCGGGTCCGTGAGCACGCCGCCCGCGCCGAGCTTGCACACGCTTGCGCCGCTTGTCGTGGAGGGCACGAAGCCGTCGGTGCCGCCAACTGGGCGGTTGCAGCTGTTGAACATGAGCGAGCCCGAGAGTCCCGAGTTGCTGAAGCTCGTGGCGTAGATCGTCTCCAGGCTCCCGCAGCTCGTGAACATCTGGTTGGCGCTCGTCATGCCGGACAGGTTCTCGAAGCCACGTATCTCGGTGCAGTTCGAGAACGCGTTGAACCAGTAGTTGCAGTTGGCGA
This sequence is a window from Parafannyhessea umbonata. Protein-coding genes within it:
- a CDS encoding winged helix-turn-helix transcriptional regulator; amino-acid sequence: MGERRSVSWCPAISSLQRVVGGKWKIEILFYVALEDVRHFGELRRCLRGVSESTLSRQLKELVADDFLERVDYQEVPPRVEYRLTRRGESFRPLLQAMWDWSEAEFEFSQAEAEQMREARERLGVAQVR
- a CDS encoding radical SAM protein; the protein is MHYTGPVIRPPYEAGSVMLEVTVGCTHDSCTFCTYYKGHPFHPAPLEQVRADLAEIARFRPGTDHIWAAGGDPFSMSTRRLLELAALVHEYLPGATISTYARVDSMRNKSVDDLRALCDAGYTDIMIGIESGDDEVLAHVNKGYTAADVVEQCGKLDEAGLPYNCIYLGGIAGAGRAEETAARSAEVFNQIRPRFMYLTTVTIFPNSELGAEVARGDFAPMSELERFREFRALVAALENPIVVDTRLVTNSIGFVAELPADREECLAALDEAIAGFSEDDERRLSRRRAMMRTI
- a CDS encoding MBL fold metallo-hydrolase — translated: MAVEVYPLLARGVFATFGYFVIDGETGRGVLVDPGAQPGLFLSAARERDWKIDAILLTHGHFDHMGAAGELRDAWSAPVRAHELADRYLLDPRLNLSADHGTPITLAGASKLSDGDRIPVGGIAGALEVLHVPGHTDDSCAFWCEQGGFALVGDAVYEGGPGLTAFPTGDGPRLRESIRKSILALLPDTMLLSGHSRPMTVAMLAASMR
- a CDS encoding ArsR/SmtB family transcription factor, translating into MDMTETFKALSNPTRLQILMWLKDPEANFPEQGGHLGVPDDLRGGVCVGSIRDKAGVSQSTASQYLDVLQRCGLLLSERHGKWTYFRRNEEAIAELARFVGDEL
- a CDS encoding DsbA family oxidoreductase encodes the protein MKVTYWSDYACPYCYIGETRLGKAIASLGLEGDVEVEMRAFELNPDAPYEVVCPTLDRFAAKYGLSKEEAAERIEGISRMGRGEGIEFNYATTLNTNMLDAHRLTKLAHSLGNTRFEGLCYEAYFVKNEVMADHGVLRKLAAEAGLPEADVERVLASDEYEDEVRADERDAYAMGVHAVPFFVVDGKYAISGCYPTEEMARVLERAHGESLAEGAAQGMACGPEGCSF